One window of Oncorhynchus masou masou isolate Uvic2021 chromosome 28, UVic_Omas_1.1, whole genome shotgun sequence genomic DNA carries:
- the LOC135518087 gene encoding proteinase-activated receptor 2-like, producing MGFQSHWLKLIFLFTCVDLCLSQKNERNAAVDDRGFSGNETMEGVGVSLTGLMVLDSHLTTVFLPIVYIVVFAVGLPTNTMAIWVFLFRTKKKHPATIYMANLALSDLLFVIWTPLKIAYHFNGNNWIYGERLCKVLVGFFYGNMYCSILFITCISVQRYWAIVYPLSQDCRNNHVAIGVSVTVWVGVWLLTTPLYLYDQTVKVTNLNITTCHDVIRPSQISMAVGYFLTMGTLGFVVPTVVCVVAYVLMLKSLRNSMTDNSISKNRRKAVVLIITVLVMFLVCFTPSNIMLLVHYSLLLAGVVNDGYGFYITTLCLAALNSCVDPFIYYFISEEFREHVKNTLRCRSERTVARMRVSFSALKYSKKKSTYTSDSGNTQSSSC from the coding sequence AGCGTAATGCTGCCGTTGACGACAGAGGATTCTCAGGGAACGAGACAATGGAGGGGGTAGGGGTCTCCCTTACGGGCCTCATGGTTCTGGACAGTCATCTGACCACGGTGTTCCTCCCCATCGTCTACATAGTGGTGTTTGCTGTGGGGCTGCCCACCAACACCATGGCCATCTGGGTCTTCCTGTTCAGGACCAAGAAGAAGCACCCTGCCACAATCTACATGGCCAACCTGGCTCTGTCTGACCTGCTCTTTGTCATCTGGACGCCTCTGAAGATCGCCTACCACTTCAACGGTAACAACTGGATctatggagagaggctgtgtaaAGTCCTAGTGGGCTTCTTCTATGGGAACATGTACTGCTCCATCCTCTTCATCACCTGTATCAGTGTCCAGCGCTACTGGGCCATTGTTTACCCCCTCTCCCAGGATTGTAGGAACAACCATGTAGCCATCGGTGTCTCGGTCACAGTCTGGGTGGGGGTCTGGCTGCTGAccacccctctctacctctacgaCCAGACAGTCAAGGTGACCAACCTCAACATCACCACCTGCCATGACGTCATCCGGCCCAGCCAGATTAGCATGGCCGTCGGCTATTTCCTGACCATGGGAACCCTTGGATTTGTAGTTCCCACTGTGGTGTGCGTGGTGGCCTACGTTCTGATGCTCAAGTCCCTGAGGAACTCAATGACGGACAACAGCATCTCCAAGAATCGGCGCAAGGCTGTGGTGCTCATCATTACTGTGCTGGTCATGTTCCTGGTCTGTTTCACCCCCAGTAACATCATGCTGCTGGTGCACTACTCCCTCCTGCTGGCCGGAGTAGTGAACGATGGCTACGGCTTCTACATCACCACCCTGTGTCTGGCCGCCCTCAACAGCTGTGTGGATCCATTCATCTACTACTTCATCTCAGAGGAGTTCAGGGAGCACGTGAAGAACACGCTGAGGTGCCGAAGTGAGAGGACAGTGGCGAGGATGAGGGTCTCGTTCAGCGCTCTTAAGTACTCCAAGAAAAAAAGCACCTACACGTCAGACTCAGGGAACACACAGAGCAGCTCCTGTTAA